One region of Methanobacterium sp. genomic DNA includes:
- a CDS encoding MBL fold metallo-hydrolase — protein sequence MPQEIKIIKLTIKTGIIKLGEVNCYLVKTGKNYFLIDTGPSNRRFELEKELENAGCKPGNLKLIIITHGDFDHTGNAAYLREKFNTKIAMHHDDLGMVEYGDMFWNRESNFIIKRISPILFRFGKNHFRLLLPLQEGFYLFLA from the coding sequence ATGCCACAGGAAATTAAAATCATTAAATTAACCATTAAAACAGGTATAATTAAATTAGGCGAGGTAAATTGCTATCTTGTAAAAACAGGGAAAAATTATTTTTTAATTGATACAGGCCCTTCAAATAGACGATTTGAGCTTGAAAAAGAACTTGAGAATGCAGGGTGTAAACCGGGAAACCTTAAGCTTATCATTATAACTCATGGGGATTTTGACCATACTGGCAATGCAGCATATCTTCGTGAAAAGTTCAATACAAAAATAGCCATGCACCATGACGATTTAGGAATGGTAGAGTATGGGGACATGTTCTGGAACAGAGAGAGCAATTTTATCATTAAAAGGATATCTCCTATCCTATTCCGGTTCGGAAAGAATCACTTTCGTTTGCTACTGCCTTTGCAAGAAGGGTTTTACCTGTTCCTGGC